In a genomic window of Rhopalosiphum maidis isolate BTI-1 chromosome 4, ASM367621v3, whole genome shotgun sequence:
- the LOC113548041 gene encoding zinc transporter ZIP13 homolog has translation MSAYHMNTAPIVYDAQNSTLFGHGLFSDCYSNILGTAATMFLSTQYQPVLMSVIGSIVVGLSGLFPLLILPVNDSISLKTGPGSKHLRLLLSFSVGGMLGDVFLHVLPEVWISSKDRHGDWIRDGWWVLAGLLVFIIVEKLFSLSDDDNETIPSKMSTDINSVNNNHKELGKTKCGNGATAKAKNHIQISGYLNLLANCIDNFTHGLAVGGSFLISPRVGLFTTLAILVHEIPHEVGDFAILLKSGFSRWEAACAQVYTASAGIFGALTAIYCSGVSGDVEAKTSWIMPFTAGGFLHISLVTVLPELLLEENPRESIKQFTLIIAGIIVMFVMSNLFE, from the exons ATGAGTGCATATCACATGAATACTGCTCCTATTGTATACGACGCTCAGAACTCTACGCTGTTTGGTCACGGATTATTCAGCGATTGTTACTCAAATATCCTGGGCACGGCCGCAACAATGTTCCTGTCCACTCAATATCAACCGGTCCTCATGTCTGTGATTGGGTCCATCGTCGTGGGCCTCAGCGGACTTTTCCCTTTACTCATATTGCCAGTTAATGACTCAATTTCTCTAAAGACTGGAC ctggCAGTAAACATTTACGATTATTGTTGAGTTTTTCCGTTGGTGGTATGTTGGGTGATGTATTTTTACATGTTTTACCTGAAGTATGGATCTCTTCTAAag aTAGGCATGGTGACTGGATACGGGATGGCTGGTGGGTTCTGGCAGGTTTATTAGTATTCATCATAGTTgagaaattgttttcattatcaGATGATGACAATGAAACTATTCCTAGCAAAATGTCTACTGATATAAACTCAGTCAATAACAACCATAAGGAATTAGGAAAAACTAAATGTGGTAATGGTGCAACGGCCAAAGCAAAAAATCATATTCAa ataagtgGCTATTTAAACTTATTGGCCAATTGCATTGACAATTTCACTCATGGTTTGGCGGTAGGAGGAAGTTTTCTCATATCCCCAAGAGTTGGTTTGTTCACCACATTGGCAATATTAG ttCACGAAATTCCGCATGAAGTTGGTGATTTCGCTATTCTTTTGAAGTCTGGGTTCAGTCGTTGGGAAGCTGCATGTGCTCAAGTATATACAGCTTCTGCTGGCATATTTGGAGCTCTTACGGCCATCTACTGTAGTGGAGTTTCTGGTGATGTTG agGCAAAGACATCTTGGATTATGCCATTTACAGCTGGGGGTTTTCTTCACATTTCTTTGGTTACTGTATTACCTGAACTTCTACTCGAAGAGAACCCAAGAGAATCAATCAAGCAGTTTACGTTGATAATAGCTGGAATAATAGTTATGTTTGTCATGTCAAAtctgtttgaataa